The nucleotide sequence ACAGCCAGATTTTTGAAATCGAACATTTAGGCAAAATGTAAAGCAATTTTCCAGTCTGATTTTTGAGTGTGTACACTTACAAAATAAACGATGATATTTCACAACAAACCGCAGTttgtatataattaaaatctaTTTACATTTCTAAAATTTCATTGGGACactaattattatataatataatctTAGGATCATACATTTTAACCTAATCATCCTGCTCATCCTCCTCCGCCAAGTGGGACAGTTGTAGTTTTCCCGCTGCACGGCTCTGTTCCGATTTGGTTTTGCATTTCTTTGGCTTATGCGGCTTTTGGCCAATTACATACTCAGGCATCACCAGCTTGGAACCTCTTAACTGCGGCTTATCCAGCTCCACATCATCCACCTCCTGCTGTTTGAGGCTCTTGAGCTTGCGGCTGAGTTTGCTGGTCCTCTTGAACTCGATCTTGCCATCTGTAGGTGGAGATTCGTTATCGACGCCCTCAGCCTCGCGCTGTGCATCCATTTGTCGCAGGAAGGACAAGGCGGCGGCGGAGTTGCTCTGTTCGGAAATGTCCACATCAGACAGGGAGTACTTCTTCCATTTGTGCGGGTTTACCTAGAGAGTAGGTCAAACGTTTAGGGTGGGGACAACTAATTGCAGAGGGATGGTCTGTCACCTGGTAATCTGGCGTTTTTCTTGGCTTCAAACAGCGTCCAATGGGGAGTTCGGGCTTCTTGAAAATGCTCTCCTTGCCGCGCATTCGTCGCAGTCTTCCATCCTCCGCATCGAGGCCAGTAACAATGCTGCGACCCTGGCGGTAGTTCATCACCTGTCCGGATTCGTTTCCGGATTTGTTTCCTCGATCGAGGGCATTGATGGAAAACGCCTTGGCCTTGCTCTGATCCAAGGCAGTTCCCCGCAACTCTTTGCTCGCATCGTCGAGACATGCGAAAAGAGCGTCTCGTTTGGCTGAAAATTCCTGCATTTTACTTAGTTAAACTGCACAAATGGCATTTGCTTAAATGCGTTGTGTTTGCAGAGGTAACTTTGTTTGCTGCAAATCAGCTGTTTTCACAGTTAccgttttgtattttcatCTAGTATTTTAGTAACgtgcagtatttttagactaTTAAGGCAGCTATTAAACCATTTCCTTTTCTATGGATTAGTCTATACTATGTGAGTTAACTGACATCATAGGgttaaaatactttttaaacgTAAATTAACAGATTTGAATTTATCCCATTCTATTTCAATATAGTAGCAGTATGATTGGTATTCTCTGCAAACTAAGATATCTTGGAATTTCGGCCCACGCAAACTCTGGTCAGACTGGTGCCGGTGTATAAACTTAGTGTGGAAGAAGTGTGCTCATTCgcgaatataaataaattaaacagccAGGTGGATATTGAA is from Drosophila melanogaster chromosome 3L and encodes:
- the CG6674 gene encoding uncharacterized protein, isoform A encodes the protein MQEFSAKRDALFACLDDASKELRGTALDQSKAKAFSINALDRGNKSGNESGQVMNYRQGRSIVTGLDAEDGRLRRMRGKESIFKKPELPIGRCLKPRKTPDYQVNPHKWKKYSLSDVDISEQSNSAAALSFLRQMDAQREAEGVDNESPPTDGKIEFKRTSKLSRKLKSLKQQEVDDVELDKPQLRGSKLVMPEYVIGQKPHKPKKCKTKSEQSRAAGKLQLSHLAEEDEQDD
- the CG6674 gene encoding uncharacterized protein, isoform B gives rise to the protein MQEFSAKRDALFACLDDASKELRGTALDQSKAKAFSINALDRGNKSGNESGQVMNYRQGRSIVTGLDAEDGRLRRMRGKESIFKKPELPIGRCLKPRKTPDYQSNSAAALSFLRQMDAQREAEGVDNESPPTDGKIEFKRTSKLSRKLKSLKQQEVDDVELDKPQLRGSKLVMPEYVIGQKPHKPKKCKTKSEQSRAAGKLQLSHLAEEDEQDD